Proteins from a single region of Methanotorris igneus Kol 5:
- a CDS encoding S-layer protein: protein MKYIYVMLGMMLLLLIPMVAGEVKEIPQGNVEINIIQYNVSFNYTLEEDKNLTILELNTSKEGDIVAYFDNKPLFLYRPSNDSSAKTYNISLLNGTIAIVGVNASNYNKIEETTNCTFVGWNKTLGYAFFLFDNIGESKSGIIKLKYEPQASTTTTTTTSYSSGGGGGSHHITTTEQYPGVAEDIKSEKIKEMVYKAKIIIGSEVDNNLSAKYLKNTTELVNQSLEIKEDCILIGGPVANPVVKKWLWAFPVKITNDYPGKNRGVIEKQMINDHIVILLAGSDRWGTKAAVEYFKTLDDIPDEPIFVEWKDGKAVKIEKP, encoded by the coding sequence ATGAAATATATTTATGTCATGTTAGGAATGATGCTTTTATTATTGATTCCAATGGTTGCAGGGGAGGTTAAAGAGATACCTCAAGGGAATGTTGAAATAAATATAATCCAATATAATGTATCGTTCAACTACACGCTTGAAGAAGATAAAAATCTAACAATATTGGAACTAAACACTTCAAAAGAAGGTGATATTGTAGCATATTTTGATAATAAGCCATTATTTTTATATAGGCCATCTAATGATTCATCAGCAAAGACATATAACATCTCTCTATTAAATGGGACAATTGCAATAGTGGGAGTTAATGCATCAAACTATAATAAAATTGAAGAAACTACAAATTGTACTTTTGTAGGATGGAATAAAACACTTGGATATGCATTTTTCTTATTTGATAATATAGGAGAATCAAAATCAGGAATTATTAAGTTAAAATATGAACCACAAGCATCAACAACTACAACAACGACTACATCCTATAGTAGTGGAGGAGGAGGTGGCAGCCATCACATAACTACTACTGAGCAATACCCAGGAGTAGCAGAAGATATAAAATCAGAGAAAATAAAAGAAATGGTTTATAAGGCTAAGATAATAATCGGTTCAGAAGTAGATAACAACTTATCTGCAAAATACCTTAAGAATACCACTGAATTAGTGAATCAGTCATTAGAAATAAAAGAAGATTGTATTTTAATTGGAGGTCCTGTAGCAAATCCAGTAGTTAAAAAATGGCTATGGGCATTTCCAGTTAAAATAACTAATGACTATCCAGGTAAGAATAGAGGAGTTATAGAAAAACAGATGATAAACGACCACATAGTAATACTCTTAGCAGGTTCAGACAGATGGGGAACAAAAGCGGCTGTAGAATACTTCAAGACATTAGATGATATTCCAGATGAACCAATATTCGTAGAATGGAAAGATGGAAAGGCTGTGAAGATTGAAAAACCATAA
- the cobQ gene encoding cobyric acid synthase CobQ, protein MAKFIMVVGTSSNSGKTVLTSALCRILANRGYKVAPFKSQNMSLNSRVAKEDGEIAVAQYTQAKAAKTEPSIHFNPILLKPKGNFISQVIVHGKPYKDMDYNEYRKNKDYFLKKIKESLDYLDKNYDYVVMEGAGSCCEINLLDDDIANLRIAEMVNAKAILVADIDRGGVFASIYGTIELLPKNWRKLIKGIVINKFRGNVDVLKSGIEKIEELTGIPVLGVVPYDEHLILPEEDSQALQSKKTFGNLNSKVEVNVLRFSKISNFTDVDALSRDAFIKFIDFGEDITGDILILPGTRTSTKEMYLIKKYGMDKKIWEFIRRGGIVLGICGGYQVMGKMLVDENKKESEVGTIEGLGIFDAVTYFGNEKAIKNSKGVLEIDGKVFEVEGYELHEGITHSNEKPLIKLEKGFGNRGDGFDGSIKKIGDAYLIGTYFHGILDNYEFRNYLINIVRKRKGLKPIKGDNYRKVFEENMDKLAKIVENSVNLDSIIN, encoded by the coding sequence ATGGCAAAATTTATAATGGTCGTTGGAACATCCTCAAATAGTGGAAAGACAGTATTAACTTCGGCGTTGTGTAGAATTTTAGCAAATAGGGGATATAAAGTTGCTCCATTCAAATCCCAAAATATGAGTTTAAACTCAAGAGTTGCAAAGGAAGATGGGGAGATTGCAGTTGCCCAATATACTCAAGCAAAGGCGGCAAAAACAGAACCTTCAATACACTTTAACCCTATTTTATTAAAGCCAAAAGGAAATTTTATCTCTCAAGTTATCGTCCATGGGAAGCCATATAAAGATATGGATTACAACGAATATAGGAAAAATAAAGACTATTTCCTAAAAAAAATAAAAGAAAGTTTGGATTATTTGGATAAGAATTATGATTATGTCGTTATGGAAGGGGCAGGAAGTTGTTGCGAGATTAATTTGTTGGATGATGACATAGCAAATTTGAGGATAGCGGAGATGGTTAATGCAAAGGCAATTTTAGTTGCAGATATTGACAGAGGAGGGGTATTTGCATCAATTTATGGAACTATTGAACTCCTCCCTAAAAATTGGAGAAAATTGATAAAAGGAATTGTAATAAATAAATTTAGAGGAAATGTTGATGTTTTAAAGAGTGGAATAGAGAAAATTGAGGAACTAACAGGCATTCCAGTTTTAGGGGTTGTTCCTTATGATGAACATCTAATTTTGCCAGAAGAGGATAGCCAAGCATTGCAAAGTAAAAAAACTTTTGGAAATTTAAATAGTAAGGTAGAGGTTAATGTTTTGAGATTTTCGAAAATCTCCAACTTTACAGATGTTGATGCGTTATCAAGGGATGCGTTTATAAAATTTATTGATTTTGGAGAGGACATAACGGGAGACATATTAATCCTCCCAGGAACAAGGACATCGACAAAGGAGATGTATTTAATAAAAAAATATGGCATGGATAAGAAGATTTGGGAGTTTATTAGAAGGGGAGGTATTGTTTTGGGGATTTGTGGGGGCTATCAGGTTATGGGAAAGATGTTGGTTGATGAAAACAAGAAGGAAAGTGAAGTTGGAACAATTGAGGGTTTGGGAATATTTGATGCTGTAACTTACTTTGGTAATGAGAAGGCAATAAAAAACTCAAAAGGAGTTTTAGAGATTGACGGGAAGGTTTTTGAAGTCGAAGGTTATGAGTTGCATGAGGGAATTACGCATTCAAATGAAAAACCACTTATCAAATTAGAGAAGGGCTTTGGAAACAGAGGAGATGGCTTTGATGGCTCAATAAAGAAAATAGGGGATGCTTATTTAATTGGAACTTATTTCCATGGAATTTTGGATAACTATGAGTTTAGGAATTATTTGATTAATATTGTAAGGAAAAGAAAAGGCCTAAAACCAATAAAAGGAGATAATTATAGGAAGGTTTTTGAAGAAAACATGGATAAATTAGCAAAAATTGTTGAAAATAGTGTTAACCTTGATTCAATAATAAACTAA
- a CDS encoding DEAD/DEAH box helicase translates to MNLSFKELGLSENTLKALEKKGFKEPTEIQEKTIPILLNGDVDVVGQAQTGTGKTAAFGLPLIEKIDENSKDVQALILTPTRELAIQVSEEIDSLKGEKKLKILPVYGGQPIEPQIRQLKRGVHIVVGTPGRILDHIRRGSLNLKNISYLVLDEADEMLNMGFIDDVEEILRHTNKNKRVLLFSATLPRTILNLAKRYMEEYRLVSVKKETLTTNLVEQIYYEVSNSKKFEALCRVIDVEDDFYGLVFCKTRADVNEVANKLIEKGYEADALHGDIAQKQRERILNRFKKKRINILVATDVAARGIDINNLTHVINYSLPQNPESYVHRIGRTGRAGKKGTAISFVTPNEYRKLKYIKKIAKVNIRKEKLPEIDDVINAKKSKILNNIVEIIKSEDYQEYVEISQELINEFGAERALAALLKYVFKDKLVIIGD, encoded by the coding sequence ATGAATTTGAGTTTTAAAGAATTAGGTTTATCAGAAAATACATTAAAAGCTTTAGAAAAAAAAGGATTTAAAGAACCTACTGAAATTCAGGAAAAAACAATTCCAATTCTTTTAAATGGAGATGTTGATGTCGTAGGGCAGGCACAAACAGGAACCGGAAAGACGGCAGCGTTTGGATTACCGTTAATTGAAAAGATTGATGAGAATTCAAAAGACGTGCAGGCATTAATTCTCACTCCTACAAGAGAATTGGCTATCCAAGTTTCAGAGGAAATAGATTCTTTAAAAGGAGAAAAAAAGCTAAAAATATTGCCAGTATATGGAGGACAACCAATAGAACCGCAAATTAGGCAATTAAAAAGGGGCGTTCACATAGTGGTTGGAACACCCGGGAGAATATTAGACCACATTAGAAGAGGTAGTTTAAATTTAAAAAATATCTCCTATTTGGTTTTGGACGAGGCAGATGAGATGCTAAACATGGGATTCATTGATGATGTAGAGGAGATTTTAAGACACACTAATAAAAATAAAAGAGTTCTTCTCTTTTCTGCAACATTGCCAAGAACCATATTAAACTTAGCAAAAAGGTATATGGAAGAATATAGATTAGTAAGTGTGAAAAAAGAAACACTCACTACAAATTTAGTGGAGCAGATTTATTATGAGGTCTCCAACTCAAAGAAATTTGAGGCACTATGCAGAGTTATAGATGTTGAAGATGATTTCTATGGATTGGTATTTTGTAAAACAAGGGCAGATGTGAACGAAGTCGCAAATAAACTTATTGAAAAAGGATATGAAGCAGATGCATTGCATGGTGATATTGCCCAAAAACAAAGAGAAAGAATACTAAATAGATTTAAGAAAAAGAGAATCAATATTTTAGTTGCTACAGATGTTGCTGCAAGAGGTATTGATATTAACAACTTAACACACGTGATAAACTACTCTCTTCCCCAAAATCCTGAATCTTATGTGCATAGGATAGGAAGAACAGGGAGGGCTGGAAAAAAAGGAACTGCTATAAGTTTTGTTACGCCTAATGAATATAGAAAACTCAAATATATCAAAAAAATTGCAAAGGTAAATATTAGAAAAGAAAAACTCCCTGAGATAGATGATGTTATAAATGCAAAAAAATCAAAAATTTTGAATAACATCGTAGAAATTATCAAATCAGAGGATTACCAAGAGTATGTTGAAATATCTCAAGAATTAATAAATGAGTTCGGAGCGGAGAGGGCTTTAGCTGCTCTTTTAAAGTATGTATTTAAAGATAAGTTGGTGATTATTGGTGACTAA
- a CDS encoding Zn-ribbon domain-containing OB-fold protein: MVVRTWRHIRERYNLIGVKCKNCGTVYFPSRILCPKCRRKTQMEEIKLSGKGKVYTYSVVHTPPKEFEKIAPYIIAIVELEEGPKVTAQIVDCDKDEIYIGMPVEAVFRRIKEDGEDGIISYGYKFRPVKE, translated from the coding sequence ATGGTAGTTAGAACATGGAGGCACATAAGGGAAAGATACAACTTAATAGGAGTCAAATGTAAAAATTGCGGAACTGTTTATTTCCCTTCAAGAATATTATGCCCAAAGTGTAGAAGAAAGACACAAATGGAAGAGATAAAATTAAGTGGAAAAGGGAAAGTTTATACTTACTCAGTTGTCCATACACCACCAAAGGAGTTTGAAAAAATCGCCCCATACATCATAGCAATAGTAGAGCTTGAGGAAGGGCCAAAGGTAACTGCCCAAATTGTGGATTGTGATAAAGATGAGATTTACATTGGTATGCCAGTTGAGGCAGTATTTAGGAGAATAAAAGAAGATGGAGAAGATGGTATTATAAGTTATGGATACAAGTTTAGACCAGTTAAAGAATAA
- a CDS encoding CooT family nickel-binding protein gives MCSCNLYLNDELVMEDVILVEKKDNKIIAVDLFGERKEFEGEIKKIDLNNNKIIIG, from the coding sequence ATGTGCAGTTGCAACCTTTACTTAAATGATGAATTAGTTATGGAAGACGTTATTTTAGTAGAGAAAAAAGATAACAAAATTATAGCAGTTGATTTGTTTGGGGAAAGGAAGGAATTTGAGGGAGAAATTAAAAAAATTGACTTAAACAACAATAAAATTATCATTGGATAA
- a CDS encoding thiolase domain-containing protein, giving the protein MRDVAIIGYGQTKFGELWEKSFRELIVEAGIKAINEANVDGKDIDAMYIGNMSGGLFVGQEHIAALIADHAGLNPIPCTRVEAACASGSLALRNAVLSVASGHHDVVLVGGVEKMTDVSDATSAIASASDQEWEAFFGATFPSLYAMMARRYMYEYGLTIEELSMWSVIMHENASKNKYAQFPFKVTLEQVINASPVAEPLTLMHCSPISDGASALIVCEAEKAKEFVNSDDIIYIKASTQASDTMALHDRESMTTLKAAKVASEKAYKMAGISPNKIDVAEVHDCFAINGLILIEDLGFCKKGEAGKIVYEGKIKIDYDEFPTVNPSGGLKAAGHALGATGIRQVGEIYWQLKQDKECKDRQASIKHGYGITANVGGTGGTVCVHILSDKR; this is encoded by the coding sequence ATGAGGGATGTTGCAATCATTGGTTATGGACAGACGAAATTCGGTGAGTTATGGGAGAAATCATTCAGAGAACTAATCGTTGAGGCAGGAATTAAGGCAATAAATGAGGCAAATGTAGATGGGAAGGATATTGATGCAATGTATATAGGAAATATGAGTGGGGGTTTGTTTGTTGGGCAAGAACACATTGCTGCATTAATCGCTGACCATGCTGGCTTAAATCCAATCCCATGCACAAGAGTGGAGGCAGCATGTGCATCTGGAAGTTTGGCTTTGAGAAACGCTGTCTTATCAGTAGCGAGTGGGCATCATGATGTTGTTTTGGTTGGTGGAGTAGAGAAGATGACTGACGTCAGTGATGCAACCTCTGCTATTGCCTCCGCATCAGACCAAGAGTGGGAGGCGTTTTTTGGAGCAACATTTCCATCTCTATATGCAATGATGGCAAGGAGATATATGTATGAATATGGTTTAACAATTGAAGAACTTTCAATGTGGAGCGTTATTATGCATGAGAACGCATCAAAAAACAAATACGCCCAATTTCCATTCAAGGTAACATTGGAGCAAGTAATTAATGCTTCTCCTGTTGCAGAGCCATTGACTTTGATGCACTGTTCACCAATCTCTGATGGTGCAAGTGCATTAATTGTCTGTGAGGCAGAGAAGGCAAAGGAATTTGTTAATAGTGATGACATCATCTACATTAAAGCATCAACACAGGCATCAGACACCATGGCTTTGCATGATAGAGAAAGTATGACAACATTAAAGGCTGCAAAAGTTGCAAGTGAGAAGGCATATAAAATGGCAGGAATAAGTCCAAACAAAATTGATGTTGCAGAAGTGCATGATTGCTTTGCTATAAATGGACTCATTCTCATTGAGGATTTAGGATTCTGCAAAAAAGGAGAGGCTGGAAAGATTGTGTATGAAGGGAAGATAAAGATTGACTATGATGAATTCCCAACAGTAAACCCAAGTGGTGGATTAAAAGCAGCAGGGCACGCATTGGGAGCAACTGGAATTAGACAAGTTGGGGAAATATATTGGCAATTAAAGCAGGATAAAGAATGCAAAGATAGGCAGGCAAGTATTAAGCATGGTTATGGAATCACTGCAAATGTAGGGGGAACTGGAGGAACTGTCTGCGTCCATATTCTTTCAGATAAGCGGTAA
- the hepT gene encoding type VII toxin-antitoxin system HepT family RNase toxin, which yields MERKKRYLEKLEKFEEEYYFIKEHKIEDEVTKRALLYSLQVCVDVAMDVVAMLVKDVGLNVEDDYTNIEKLLEHNIIAKEEATLLKQYNGLRNAIVHKYDKLNLEVVKEGLKRIDELYEIIIKLIEFYEKVEQ from the coding sequence ATGGAAAGAAAAAAGAGATATTTGGAAAAACTTGAAAAGTTTGAGGAAGAATATTACTTCATAAAAGAGCATAAAATTGAGGATGAGGTTACAAAAAGGGCACTGCTATATTCTCTCCAAGTGTGTGTTGATGTTGCAATGGATGTTGTAGCAATGCTTGTTAAGGATGTTGGATTAAATGTTGAGGACGATTACACAAACATTGAAAAACTTTTGGAACATAATATTATTGCAAAAGAAGAAGCAACCTTACTAAAACAATACAACGGGCTTAGAAATGCAATTGTTCATAAATATGATAAATTAAATTTGGAAGTTGTAAAAGAAGGACTAAAAAGAATTGATGAACTCTATGAAATAATAATTAAACTCATTGAATTTTATGAAAAGGTGGAACAATGA
- a CDS encoding nucleotidyltransferase domain-containing protein, which translates to MIEKIKKDFEEFKDKAFGILLYGSYAKNEYTERSDVDICLVGAEKDIYLEILGKLGNKYDIKIFEDLPLYIKMDVIKNHKVIWGNELELSEYFYKFRKTWKDMEKRIRENQFESVREKVFLRRRFNGKKKEIFGKT; encoded by the coding sequence ATGATTGAAAAAATAAAGAAGGACTTTGAGGAATTTAAAGATAAGGCATTTGGTATATTGTTATATGGTTCTTACGCAAAAAATGAATATACAGAGAGAAGTGATGTGGATATTTGTTTGGTTGGGGCTGAAAAAGATATTTACTTAGAAATCTTAGGAAAATTGGGGAATAAATATGACATAAAAATCTTTGAAGATCTACCACTTTATATAAAAATGGATGTTATAAAAAACCATAAAGTTATTTGGGGAAATGAATTGGAGCTTTCAGAGTATTTCTACAAATTCAGAAAGACTTGGAAGGATATGGAAAAGAGGATTAGAGAGAATCAGTTTGAAAGTGTGAGGGAGAAGGTCTTTTTGAGGAGGAGATTTAATGGAAAGAAAAAAGAGATATTTGGAAAAACTTGA
- a CDS encoding hydroxymethylglutaryl-CoA synthase — protein MKVGIVGYGAYIPKYRIKVEEIARVWGKNPESIKKGLIINEKSVPGPDEDTATIAVAAARNALKRAGIEGKRIGAIYVGSESHPYAVKPTSTIVAEAIEATPDLTAADLEFACKAGTAGIQMCMGLVGSGIIEYGLAIGADTAQGAPGDALEYTAAAGGAAYIIGNKKDELIAIFNGTYSFTTDTPDFWRREGQPYPRHGGRFTGEPAYFKHVLSAARGLMEKMDTTPEDYDYCVFHQPNGKFYIKAAKTLGFKEEQYKNGLLTPYLGNTYSGAVPLGLSNILDNAKEGDRILAVSYGSGAGSDAFDLTVTKRIEEVKDKAPKTMEMLNDKIYIDYATYVKFRGKIKM, from the coding sequence ATGAAAGTGGGAATAGTTGGTTATGGGGCATACATTCCAAAATATAGAATAAAGGTTGAGGAAATTGCAAGAGTTTGGGGAAAAAATCCAGAGAGTATAAAGAAAGGATTAATCATTAATGAAAAAAGTGTTCCTGGCCCTGATGAAGATACGGCAACAATAGCAGTTGCAGCAGCAAGAAATGCCTTAAAAAGGGCAGGGATTGAGGGGAAGAGAATTGGAGCTATCTATGTGGGGAGTGAGAGCCATCCATATGCTGTAAAACCAACGTCAACTATTGTAGCGGAGGCAATTGAGGCAACTCCTGACTTAACTGCTGCTGATTTGGAGTTTGCATGTAAAGCAGGAACTGCGGGCATTCAAATGTGTATGGGATTGGTTGGGAGTGGGATTATTGAATATGGTTTAGCTATTGGGGCAGATACTGCCCAAGGAGCCCCAGGGGATGCGCTGGAATATACAGCAGCAGCTGGTGGGGCTGCATATATAATTGGAAATAAAAAGGACGAGTTAATTGCTATTTTTAATGGAACCTACTCATTTACAACAGATACGCCTGACTTTTGGAGAAGAGAGGGACAACCCTACCCAAGACATGGGGGAAGATTTACTGGAGAACCAGCTTACTTTAAGCATGTTTTAAGTGCAGCAAGGGGATTAATGGAAAAGATGGATACAACACCAGAAGATTATGATTACTGTGTTTTCCACCAACCAAATGGAAAATTCTACATAAAGGCAGCAAAAACGCTCGGATTTAAAGAAGAGCAATACAAAAATGGACTGTTAACTCCTTACTTAGGAAACACATATTCAGGAGCAGTTCCTTTGGGATTATCCAATATATTAGATAATGCAAAAGAAGGGGACAGGATTTTGGCTGTCTCTTATGGAAGTGGGGCAGGAAGTGATGCATTTGACTTAACTGTAACAAAGAGAATTGAGGAAGTTAAAGATAAAGCCCCAAAAACAATGGAAATGCTCAATGACAAAATTTACATTGATTATGCAACCTACGTCAAGTTTAGAGGGAAAATTAAAATGTGA
- a CDS encoding helix-turn-helix domain-containing protein produces MEKIAIHITGDIVLSENPGKAMKKWRELFNIPQVEVARYLGVSPSVVSDYEVGRRKNPGVSIIKKYVHALIEIDKERGGHTIKALKRILDTSPSIKAILSIKEYENPISIEEFANIIDAKIVYGENLGNVIYGHTVVDSIKAILEMDGQDFLNLYGWTTERALVFTNVSSGRSPMVAIRVSNMKPRVVVFQGVQEIDTLAIKLAEVENIPLLITKLDIKELLKRLSDIK; encoded by the coding sequence ATGGAAAAGATAGCAATACACATTACTGGGGACATAGTATTGTCAGAGAATCCTGGAAAAGCCATGAAAAAATGGCGGGAATTATTTAATATCCCGCAAGTTGAAGTAGCAAGGTATTTAGGAGTTTCTCCATCTGTTGTAAGTGACTATGAAGTCGGGAGGAGAAAAAATCCTGGAGTCAGCATAATAAAAAAATATGTCCATGCTTTAATTGAGATAGATAAAGAAAGAGGAGGACACACAATTAAAGCATTGAAAAGAATATTGGACACATCCCCATCCATAAAAGCAATATTGTCCATTAAGGAATATGAGAATCCAATAAGTATTGAAGAGTTTGCCAATATCATTGATGCAAAGATTGTCTATGGAGAAAATTTAGGCAATGTGATTTATGGACACACTGTTGTGGATAGCATAAAAGCCATCCTTGAAATGGATGGGCAGGATTTTTTAAACCTTTATGGTTGGACTACTGAGAGGGCTTTAGTATTTACGAATGTCTCTTCTGGAAGAAGCCCAATGGTTGCTATAAGGGTTAGCAATATGAAGCCAAGGGTCGTTGTCTTTCAGGGGGTTCAAGAGATAGATACTCTTGCCATAAAATTGGCTGAGGTTGAGAATATTCCCCTACTAATTACCAAATTGGATATAAAAGAGTTGTTAAAAAGATTATCAGATATAAAATGA
- a CDS encoding TraB/GumN family protein, with translation MKHIKINNGFNECNIYLIGTAHVSEESVRKVEEAIININPDVVAVELDRERFLAIMGNNDNMDNIDIKRVIKEGRVGIFLLHMILSYFQKKIGEELGVKPGSEMKKAIEIAIQHQKPISLIDRQINITLTRLLNKMSLKEKINFFLSLFEENGEIDIDNKSINDMVNNADELVLLLKDISPTIYEVLVDERDRYMAKNLYELSKGNEKIVAVVGAGHIRGIINYLKKLEKGEDIDLNELNMTKKSRIWKYIGKIISVAIVLVILYGFYSISSNIDALKKLTLEWVIINGFLSALGVVIARGHVISALVAFLSAPITSLIPFVGAGWIAGLAELKFREIKKSDIIALFHANSVKELLNNNLMRILLVAALANLGSAIGTLYFIPKFLGH, from the coding sequence GTGAAGCATATTAAGATAAATAATGGTTTCAATGAATGTAACATTTATTTAATTGGGACAGCTCATGTTTCTGAAGAGAGTGTGAGAAAAGTTGAAGAAGCCATTATTAATATAAATCCTGATGTTGTGGCTGTTGAGTTGGATAGGGAGAGATTTTTAGCAATTATGGGAAACAATGATAATATGGATAACATTGACATTAAAAGAGTTATTAAAGAGGGAAGAGTAGGAATTTTTTTACTTCATATGATACTATCATATTTCCAAAAAAAGATAGGTGAAGAGTTAGGAGTAAAGCCGGGAAGTGAAATGAAAAAAGCCATTGAAATTGCAATACAACATCAAAAACCAATATCATTAATAGATAGGCAAATAAACATAACATTAACAAGACTCCTAAACAAAATGTCACTAAAAGAAAAGATAAATTTCTTTTTGAGCTTATTTGAAGAGAATGGGGAGATAGATATTGACAATAAATCAATTAATGATATGGTAAATAATGCGGATGAGTTAGTCCTACTTTTAAAAGATATTTCTCCAACAATTTACGAAGTTTTAGTTGATGAAAGAGACAGATACATGGCAAAAAATTTGTACGAGTTAAGTAAGGGCAATGAAAAAATTGTTGCAGTTGTTGGTGCAGGGCATATTAGGGGAATAATAAATTATTTAAAGAAATTAGAGAAAGGAGAAGACATAGATTTAAACGAACTAAATATGACCAAAAAAAGCAGGATTTGGAAATATATTGGAAAAATTATTTCAGTAGCAATAGTTCTTGTTATACTCTATGGCTTTTATAGCATATCTTCAAATATTGATGCATTGAAGAAATTAACCTTAGAGTGGGTAATTATAAATGGTTTCCTATCAGCATTGGGGGTTGTTATTGCAAGAGGTCATGTAATTTCTGCATTAGTTGCATTTCTCTCTGCTCCAATAACCTCACTAATCCCATTTGTTGGAGCAGGATGGATTGCAGGACTTGCCGAGTTAAAGTTTAGAGAAATTAAAAAAAGTGATATAATAGCCCTATTCCACGCAAATTCAGTAAAAGAATTGTTAAACAACAATCTTATGAGAATTTTACTTGTTGCTGCACTGGCAAACCTTGGAAGTGCCATTGGAACACTTTATTTCATTCCAAAGTTTTTAGGACATTGA
- a CDS encoding CBS domain-containing protein — protein sequence MIKVRDVMKKPITVNPDDDIRDVIRLFREHKISGAPVVEDGKLVGIISESDIVKTITTHNESIGLILPSPLDLIELPLKTTLKIEEFKEDIKKALKTKVKDVMTKDVITISPDETINDAAKLMIENNIKRLPVVENGKLVGIVTRGDLIEALC from the coding sequence ATGATAAAAGTTAGAGATGTTATGAAAAAACCCATAACTGTAAATCCTGATGATGACATAAGGGATGTTATAAGATTATTTAGAGAACATAAAATCAGCGGAGCCCCTGTTGTTGAAGATGGGAAATTAGTGGGTATTATATCTGAGAGTGATATAGTAAAAACAATAACTACCCATAATGAGTCAATTGGTTTGATTTTACCTTCCCCGTTAGATTTAATAGAACTACCATTAAAAACAACTTTGAAAATTGAAGAATTTAAAGAAGATATAAAAAAGGCATTAAAAACAAAGGTCAAAGATGTTATGACAAAAGACGTTATAACAATCTCTCCAGATGAAACTATAAATGATGCGGCAAAGTTAATGATCGAGAATAATATAAAAAGGCTCCCAGTTGTTGAAAATGGGAAATTGGTGGGCATTGTTACAAGGGGTGATTTGATAGAGGCATTATGCTAA